A stretch of the Corylus avellana chromosome ca6, CavTom2PMs-1.0 genome encodes the following:
- the LOC132185469 gene encoding FCS-Like Zinc finger 14-like translates to MESGKGSIAEDETGEIEVLDRLSAVETGIELVGVGISNKECGITKEPSELKGEKAFCSGECRDKHIRSDDYKEKCASGALKPPLDYSVSPCSGPLVFFAGVAAA, encoded by the exons atggaatCAGGTAAAGGATCAATTGCAGAAGATGAAACAGGAGAAATAGAAGTTCTAGATAGACTTTCTGCTGTAGAAACAGGAATTGAACTAGTGGGAGTTGGAATATCAAACAAGGAATGTGGAATCACAAAGGAACCATCAGAATTGAA AGGGGAAAAAGCATTTTGCAGCGGCGAGTGCCGTGACAAGCATATTAGAAGCGATGATTACAAAGAGAAGTGTGCATCTGGAGCTCTGAAGCCACCACTTGATTACTCTGTCTCGCCGTGCTCTGGCCCGCTGGTGTTCTTCGCTGGGGTTGCTGCGGCATAG
- the LOC132185470 gene encoding probable pectinesterase/pectinesterase inhibitor 46, giving the protein MMMNLSSSFRAYGKVDAAEQAKLEQARRKTRKRVAIITISSIILVCIVVAAVLGTSHDSQSGGASDQPLSSSIKAICDITLYPDTCFTSLAPLAHSSHFQPVDAFKLATQVALAELHKVADKYFLGHNIFNGNSDNMTVAALENCRQLLSLALDHLNGTLFSSSLSLIEVADDLQTWLSSAGTYQETCKEGFENATIQSSIANWLKNSTELTSNSLAIISWISKIESALNLRRRRLMSFPEWLNSNDRKLLQSSDLTKQANIVVAQDGTGHCGNISDAIKAAPNKTDTRFVIYVKKGIYYENVQVNKNKWNIVMVGDGMNDTIVSGAFNFVDGNPTYSTATFAVAGKGFIAIDMGFCNTAGAIKHQAVALMTDSDKSVFYRCLIDAFQDSLYAHTNRQFYRECNITGTVDFIFGNSVVLLQNCNILPRLPLPGQQNTITAQGKVDPNQNTGISIQNCSISPNGDLSSVQTYLGRPWKNYSTTVYIGNYLDNFIEPNGWLPWVGASAPSTIFYSEFQNYGPGSQLNDRVKWEGVKNNMTTKQAKKFTVGAFIKGKKWISDAGVPYQSDL; this is encoded by the exons ATGATGATGAACTTGTCCTCCTCCTTCAGAGCCTATGGCAAAGTTGATGCAGCCGAGCAAGCAAAGCTTGAACAAGCTCGTCGGAAAACCCGAAAGCGCGTCGCCATCATAACCATATCCTCCATAATTCTCGTCTGCATTGTAGTCGCCGCCGTGCTCGGAACTTCTCATGATTCGCAAAGTGGTGGCGCTTCCGATCAGCCTCTCTCCTCTTCTATAAAGGCCATTTGCGATATCACCTTGTACCCAGATACTTGTTTCACAAGTCTTGCTCCTCTAGCTCACTCAAGCCATTTTCAGCCTGTAGATGCCTTCAAGTTGGCAACCCAAGTGGCCTTGGCTGAGTTGCATAAAGTTGCTGATAAGTACTTCTTGGGTCACAACATTTTCAACG GTAATTCCGACAACATGACTGTTGCGGCTTTGGAAAATTGCCGCCAACTTTTGAGCCTCGCGTTGGATCATCTTAATGGCACATTGTTCTCCAGTTCTCTCTCGTTGATTGAAGTTGCTGATGATCTCCAAACTTGGCTGAGTTCTGCAGGCACTTACCAGGAGACGTGCAAAGAGGGCTTTGAGAATGCAACAATACAGAGCAGTATTGCCAATTGGCTGAAGAATTCTACTGAACTAACAAGCAACAGCCTTGCCATCATATCATGGATTTCAAAGATAGAAAGCGCTTTGAATCTTAGGCGGCGACGGCTAATGAGTTTCCCAGAGTGGCTGAATTCGAACGATAGGAAGCTACTTCAAAGTTCAGATTTGACGAAGCAGGCGAACATCGTTGTCGCCCAAGACGGCACCGGCCATTGTGGAAACATCAGTGATGCTATTAAAGCAGCCCCGAATAAAACCGACACCAGGTTCGTGATCTATGTGAAGAAAGGGATTTACTATGAAAATGTACAAGTGAATAAGAACAAGTGGAACATTGTGATGGTTGGTGATGGAATGAATGATACAATTGTATCGGGTGCATTTAACTTTGTGGATGGGAATCCAACATATTCAACTGCAACATTTGCAGTAGCTGGCAAAGGCTTCATTGCTATAGACATGGGGTTCTGCAACACTGCAGGAGCAATCAAGCACCAGGCAGTAGCCTTAATGACAGACTCGGACAAATCCGTCTTCTACAG GTGTTTGATCGATGCATTTCAGGATTCCCTCTACGCACACACCAACCGGCAGTTCTACCGCGAATGCAACATCACCGGAACGGTTGATTTCATCTTCGGAAACTCGGTGGTGCTGCTGCAAAACTGCAACATACTGCCTAGATTGCCGTTACCTGGGCAGCAGAACACCATCACAGCACAAGGCAAGGTTGACCCAAATCAGAACACTGGTATCTCGATCCAGAATTGCAGCATCTCACCAAATGGGGACTTGAGTTCAGTCCAAACATACCTTGGCCGGCCATGGAAGAATTACTCCACAACTGTATATATAG gtaACTATTTGGATAACTTCATCGAACCCAATGGATGGTTGCCATGGGTAGGCGCATCAGCTCCGAGCACCATATTTTACAGCGAGTTTCAAAACTATGGCCCTGGTTCTCAGCTGAATGATAGGGTTAAATGGGAGGGAGTAAAGAATAACATGACCACGAAACAAGCCAAGAAATTCACAGTGGGTGCATTCATCAAAGGGAAAAAGTGGATTTCAGATGCAGGGGTTCCCTATCAATCTGACCTGTGA